A stretch of Bombina bombina isolate aBomBom1 chromosome 2, aBomBom1.pri, whole genome shotgun sequence DNA encodes these proteins:
- the LOC128647333 gene encoding serine/threonine-protein kinase MARK2-like translates to MTDTTTSSVGSYHRWCMLLCCNVSNESSEDAFKEPSEEHPFIGKYHLLKTLGKGGYAEVKLAKHNKTGREVAIKIIKKQQMDSVHIQKLFQEVKIMKRLDHPHIIKLYKVIDTRTTLYLVLEYASGGDLFHYLVEHGRIKEDKARVLFHQLLEATNHCHQKCIVHRDIKPENILFDSEGNIKLSDFGLSDTFSLGKRMNKFPGTATHIPPEFYQHKEYIGPEVDIWALGVVLYQMVTCSLPFYSPKLATLRELILQGHYEVPSYVSIECKTLLSKLLVEDPNLRRLIEPIKKDRWISVGPQVDPETTDGPSTTNIEKDDEIRSNVLTSPSIQDPKRTESNSTENSEKPICRKKRARSISSLGGELDDYVIWSSELPPLKKLKLDNSDNHDSDNDIFVTAKSRPSSPDSEAPCAEKHQEPSMPSTPLEDRAENHTAGENGRSRWRRLWHRVMGLFCCCCTK, encoded by the coding sequence ATGACAGACACAACGACCAGCAGTGTTGGAAGTTACCACAGATGGTGCATGCTGCTTTGCTGCAATGTCTCCAATGAATCTTCAGAGGATGCCTTCAAAGAACCATCAGAAGAGCATCCATTCATAGGAAAATACCATCTCCTTAAAACACTTGGAAAAGGCGGCTATGCTGAGGTGAAATTAGCGAAGCATAACAAGACTGGCAGAGAAGttgcaattaaaataataaagaaacaacAGATGGACTCTGTTCATATTCAAAAGCTTTTCCAGGAAGTTAAAATTATGAAGCGGCTAGATCACCCTCATATAATTAAATTGTATAAGGTGATTGACACCAGGACCACTCTTTATCTTGTTCTGGAATATGCAAGTGGAGGGGATCTTTTCCATTACTTAGTAGAACATGGACGCATTAAAGAGGACAAAGCGCGTGTTCTCTTCCATCAGCTGTTGGAAGCAACAAATCACTGTCATCAAAAATGCATTGTTCACAGAGACATAAAGCCTGAGAACATCCTATTTGACTCTGAAGGGAACATTAAGCTTTCAGACTTTGGATTAAGTGATACATTCAGTCTAGGGAAAAGGATGAATAAATTCCCTGGTACAGCAACGCACATACCACCAGAATTTTATCAACATAAAGAGTACattgggccagaagtggacatctggGCCCTTGGTGTGGTTCTGTACCAAATGGTCACTTGTTCCCTACCGTTTTATAGCCCAAAACTGGCAACATTGCGAGAGCTTATTCTTCAGGGCCACTATGAAGTTCCATCCTATGTATCTATCGAATGTAAGACCCTTCTGAGCAAACTCCTGGTTGAAGACCCCAACTTGAGACGTTTGATTGAGCCAATCAAGAAGGATCGATGGATAAGCGTAGGACCTCAGGTGGATCCTGAAACAACAGATGGCCCCTCCACAACCAACATTGAAAAAGATGATGAAATAAGATCTAATGTGTTGACAAGTCCATCTATTCAGGATCCCAAAAGAACAGAGAGCAACTCAACAGAGAATAGTGAAAAGCCCATATGCAGAAAAAAGAGAGCTAGATCAATCTCATCTCTGGGCGGAGAACTTGACGACTATGTGATATGGAGTTCTGAGCTGCCCCCTTTGAAAAAATTGAAATTGGATAACAGTGATAACCATGATAGTGATAATGACATTTTTGTCACTGCCAAATCAAGGCCATCATCTCCTGATTCTGAAGCCCCATGTGCTGAAAAACATCAGGAGCCTTCCATGCCTTCAACCCCTCTAGAGGACAGAGCTGAAAACCATACAGCTGGAGAAAATGGAAGGAGCAGATGGCGCCGCTTATGGCATCGAGTTATGGGACTTTTTTGCTGCTGCTGCACCAAATAG